The Mangrovivirga cuniculi genomic sequence GCTTTGTTTTGTCGGCGCTGACTCGAGGTGACGATCAGGCAAAACTAGCGCCACGATGCTGCTAAGTGGTTGCGAAATTTAAGCAGATAAGCTGTAGATAGGAATGTTGCCTTTCCAGTCTGCAGTCGAAAACCTGACAGGCAACTACGCATGTAGACGGTGCATAGGTTCGCTTATCCGGACGAGGGTTCGAATCCCTCCGGCTCCACAAATGAATCCTTAATGAATTAAAGCAGTTACGTTGAAAAAATGTAGCTGCTTTTTTATTTAAGGCCGGAGGGATTGCTGCCCTGCAGGCCTGCTCCTCACTAAAACACTTCACAGGAGTGTTTTTTATACGCTCGGCCACCCGTCCGGCTCCACAATTTGAATCTCAAAAGGTATAAAGCAGCTACTATTTTTATGGTAGCTGCTTTTTTTATGTATTGCTGGAGGGATTGCTGCCCTGCAAGCCTTGCTCCTCGCTAAAACACTTCACAGGAGTGTTTTATAACGCTCGGCCACCCATCCGGCTCCACAATTTGAATCTCAAAAGGTATAAAGCAGCTACTATTTTTATGGTAGCTGCTTTTTTTATGTATTGCCGGAGGGATTGCTGCCCTTCAGCCTTGCTCCTCGCTAAAACACTTCACAGGTACGTTTTTTAGGTATCCGGTTATGACCAAGAGGATTCCAGGAAATTTACAAATTCTTTTTTAGGTAGGGAGTATAATTTTTTACCGTATTTTATTGCCTCTTGTTGGTATTCCATTCTTTGAGAACTAATAATAGCTTTTAATAGCTTACTATCCTCTTCAGATTCAAAACGGTGTTCGTTATTATCAATTACATTTTTTAGCATAAACAAGTCACGGTCATCACCCAGGAAATCAGTTAGCTTGTGATATTCGTCTTCTAAGGGATCAATTATTTCAGGCCATAATGGTGTCAAAATGTCTAATTGATATCGTAAATATTTAACCCTTTTCCTCCATTCGTGCAATTTGGGAGGTGAAGGGTCTTCGCTAACACGACTGTATGCTTTTTTACCTCTTTTATAGACTTTAATTAAACCAGGTATTATAAATTCAAATGAATTTTCAATTTCCCAGGTTTTCATTTTTTCAAGTGTTTCTGCCACATCGTTTTTTATCTCCTGAAAGATATTCTCCATGCGTTTCATTTCTTGTAACCGATCTCTTTTCTCTATAAGAAAATTAGTGAATGGCTTAAAGGTATTTTTATATAGCTGATTGCTATATGTTGATTTTAGGTCTTCGATAGCCTCAATTACAGAAGTAGCATCTCTTACATCAGATAACATTCTGCCAGCATCCCTGTATACCACATTATATTTCTTATAATCATCAAAATTGCCACGGATCAGACGCAAAGCACCTCTCAGCTTTTTGAGACATTTTCTTATTTCATGGATTTTCGTTTTAAGATCTGATTCTGGATCATCAATAATTTCAATTATTGATTCAGCATTATCATTTAAGTATGTTCTTATTTGAATTGAAATATTTAACATTCAGATACTATTATTTTAAATCAAATAATTTAGCCATTAACCTGTTTATTACTAAGATCAAAAGGGTAGCGCCTACTGCGATATAATACTGATCCAATGCTATTGAAATACCTATACCTAAAGAAAATAATAAAGTAGCTGCTGTGGTTAATCCTTTTACACCTTCACTCTTCTTAAGGATCGTTCCTGCGCCAATAAAACTGACACCCACAACCAGAGCCTGCAGAACCCTTATCGGGTCTGTGGTTATTATATCTGCTGCATTTTTGATCTGAACAAAATCAACCAGTGGAATGGTTAAAGAAACTATTAAGCAGGCTGC encodes the following:
- a CDS encoding CHAD domain-containing protein; its protein translation is MLNISIQIRTYLNDNAESIIEIIDDPESDLKTKIHEIRKCLKKLRGALRLIRGNFDDYKKYNVVYRDAGRMLSDVRDATSVIEAIEDLKSTYSNQLYKNTFKPFTNFLIEKRDRLQEMKRMENIFQEIKNDVAETLEKMKTWEIENSFEFIIPGLIKVYKRGKKAYSRVSEDPSPPKLHEWRKRVKYLRYQLDILTPLWPEIIDPLEDEYHKLTDFLGDDRDLFMLKNVIDNNEHRFESEEDSKLLKAIISSQRMEYQQEAIKYGKKLYSLPKKEFVNFLESSWS
- a CDS encoding MgtC/SapB family protein, whose product is MSKEISYQLFTLLDVTVATILCAAVGYERESAEKPAGLRTNMIVGGAACLIVSLTIPLVDFVQIKNAADIITTDPIRVLQALVVGVSFIGAGTILKKSEGVKGLTTAATLLFSLGIGISIALDQYYIAVGATLLILVINRLMAKLFDLK